The following proteins come from a genomic window of Miscanthus floridulus cultivar M001 chromosome 2, ASM1932011v1, whole genome shotgun sequence:
- the LOC136538680 gene encoding uncharacterized protein isoform X1: protein MAAIPCKTLTENSMAAVPSEASSNDEARLPKVPAILRVDTKTGPQISDSRRQRLTPHRVQLPSPQIDPYRGQTKDTRLVSAASASILLLPTTPGGASAPELHSPEAVVDLYPNLPGHRSFAAVVPCLRQLPATPSTAIGWICFPVIPHRFDSYASNHCSLCLALVQKWPVLDSPLSS, encoded by the exons ATGGCTGCCATCCCATGCAAGACGCTCACGGAGAACTCCATGGCCGCCGTCCCCTCCGAGGCGTCCAGCAACGACGAGGCCAGGCTACCAAAG GTTCCAGCGATTCTTAGAGTGGACACGAAAACGGGCCCGCAGATCAGCGACTCACGAAGACAGCGCCTAACACCGCACCGCGTCCAACTCCCATCTCCCCAGATCGATCCCTACCGTGGACAAACAAAAGACACACGTCTTGTCTCCGCCGCTTCCGCCTCCATCCTGCTACTGCCGACTACGCCGG GAGGTGCCAGCGCACCGGAGCTCCACTCTCCAGAAGCGGTGGTCGACCTTTACCCAAATCTACCCGGGCACCGGAGCTTCGCCGCTGTCGTGCCGTGCCTACGCCAGCTCCCTGCAACACCCTCTACGGCCATCGGCTGGATCTGCTTCCCCGTCATCCCCCACAG ATTCGACTCCTACGCTTCGAACCATTGTAGCCTCTGCTTGGCCCTGGTGCAGAAATG GCCCGTGCTGGACTCTCCACTGTCGAGCTGA
- the LOC136538680 gene encoding uncharacterized protein isoform X2, producing MQDAHGELHGRRPLRGVQQRRGQATKAILRVDTKTGPQISDSRRQRLTPHRVQLPSPQIDPYRGQTKDTRLVSAASASILLLPTTPGGASAPELHSPEAVVDLYPNLPGHRSFAAVVPCLRQLPATPSTAIGWICFPVIPHRFDSYASNHCSLCLALVQKWPVLDSPLSS from the exons ATGCAAGACGCTCACGGAGAACTCCATGGCCGCCGTCCCCTCCGAGGCGTCCAGCAACGACGAGGCCAGGCTACCAAAG CGATTCTTAGAGTGGACACGAAAACGGGCCCGCAGATCAGCGACTCACGAAGACAGCGCCTAACACCGCACCGCGTCCAACTCCCATCTCCCCAGATCGATCCCTACCGTGGACAAACAAAAGACACACGTCTTGTCTCCGCCGCTTCCGCCTCCATCCTGCTACTGCCGACTACGCCGG GAGGTGCCAGCGCACCGGAGCTCCACTCTCCAGAAGCGGTGGTCGACCTTTACCCAAATCTACCCGGGCACCGGAGCTTCGCCGCTGTCGTGCCGTGCCTACGCCAGCTCCCTGCAACACCCTCTACGGCCATCGGCTGGATCTGCTTCCCCGTCATCCCCCACAG ATTCGACTCCTACGCTTCGAACCATTGTAGCCTCTGCTTGGCCCTGGTGCAGAAATG GCCCGTGCTGGACTCTCCACTGTCGAGCTGA
- the LOC136536475 gene encoding probable histone H2A.5, giving the protein MDASGAGSKAKKGAAGRKAGGPRKKSVSRSVKAGLQFPVGRIGRYLKKGRYAQRVGTGAPVYLAAVLEYLAAEVLELAGNVARDNKKTRIIPRHVLLAIRNDEELGKLLAGVTIAHGGVVPNINPVLMFVEVDDYVESVNRHGNSYLK; this is encoded by the exons ATGGACGCCAGCGGAGCCGGCAGCAAGGCGAAGAAGGGGGCGGCCGGGCGCAAGGCGGGTGGCCCCAGGAAGAAGTCAGTGTCGCGGTCCGTCAAGGCTGGGCTGCAGTTCCCCGTCGGCCGGATCGGGCGGTACCTCAAGAAGGGCCGGTACGCGCAGCGCGTGGGCACCGGCGCCCCCGTCTACCTCGCCGCCGTGCTGGAGTACCTCGCCGCTGAGGTGCTGGAGCTGGCCGGGAACGTGGCTAGGGACAACAAGAAGACGCGCATCATCCCGCGCCACGTGCTCCTGGCCATCCGCAACGACGAGGAGCTCGGGAAGCTACTGGCCGGCGTCACCATCGCGCACGGTGGCGTCGTCCCCAACATCAACCCGGTGCTTATG TTTGTTGAAGTTGATGATTATGTGGAATCAGTAAATAGACATGGTAATTCATATCTGAAATGA